The sequence below is a genomic window from Streptomyces sp. B21-105.
GGGGGCCTGGAACTCACCGCGCCACACGGCCTGGAGGCGATCGCGCGGGCGGGCACGGTCGTCGTGCCGGCCTGGCGTTCGATCACCTCGCCGCCGCCGGAGGACGCGCTCGACGCACTGCGCCGGGCGCACGAAGAGGGCGCCCGCATCGTGGGCCTGTGCACCGGCGCGTTCGTGCTGGCCGCGGCAGGCCTACTGGACGGCCGGCCGGCGACCACCCACTGGATGTACGCGCCGACGCTGGCCAAGCGCTATCCGTCGGTGCACGTCGATCCACGAGAACTCTTCGTGGACGACGGCGACGTGCTGACGAGCGCCGGCACCGCGGCCGGAATCGACCTCTGTCTGCACATCGTGCGGACGGATCACGGCAACGAGGCGGCCGGCGCGCTGGCCCGTCGCCTGGTCGTCCCGCCGCGCCGATCGGGCGGTCAGGAGCGCTATCTCGACCGGTCTTTACCCGAGGAGATCGGCGCCGACCCGCTGGCCGAGGTCGTCGCCTGGGCGCTGGAGCACCTCCACGAGCAGTTCGACGTGGAGACGCTGGCGGCACGCGCCTACATGAGCCGCCGCACCTTCGACCGCCGTTTCCGGTCGCTGACCGGCAGCGCGCCGCTGCAGTGGCTGATCACCCAGCGGGTGCTGCAGGCGCAGCGGCTGCTGGAGACCTCGGACTTCTCGGTGGACGAGGTCGCGGGCCGGTGCGGCTTCCGCTCACCGGTGGCTCTGCGCGGGCACTTCCGCCGTCAGCTCGGCTCGTCGCCCGCGGCGTACCGGGCGGCCTACCGGGCGCGCAGGCCGCAGACCGAACGCTCGCCGGACAGCGAGCCGCCGCCGCCACCGCCGCCTTTGCCGTCGTCGTACCCGGAGACGCCCGGCCCGGTGCCGCCGCAGGTCCGGCGCACGGCCGCGGCGACGGCCGGCCCGGTGGGCGCGTCGGCGTCGCTGCCGTCCGAGCACGCCCGCGACTCCTATCTGGCGTCGCGCGCGAGCCTTCCGGGGCAGCGCAGCGGTCTGTGACCGGATGACAGCAGTGTGTGGACGCCGGACGGGCATCTCGCCCCGTCCGGCGTCCGCGTCCACGGCCGGCGAGCCCCGGGCCTGCCGCGGACGCATCAAAAGCCGACGTCAGCTTTAGGGTGGGTCGCATGAACGATCGCATGGTGTGGATCGACTGCGAGATGACCGGCCTCTCGCTGTCGGACGACGCTCTCATCGAGGTTGCCGCCCTCGTCACCGACTCCGAGCTGAACATCCTCGGCGACGGCGTGGACATCGTCATCCGGCCGCCGGCCAAGGCGCTGGAGACGATGCCGGAGGTGGTGCGTCAGATGCACACCGCGTCCGGACTGCTCGACGAGCTGGCGGGCGGCACGACGCTCGCCGTTGCCGAGGAGCAGGTGCTGGCGTACGTCCGCGAGCACGTGAAGGAGCCGGGCAAGGCGCCCCTGTGCGGGAACTCCGTCGGCACGGACCGCGGATTCCTGGCCCGGGACATGACGGCCCTCGAGGGCTACCTGCACTACCGGATCGTGGACGTCTCCTCCATCAAGGAGCTCGCCCGGCGCTGGTACCCGCGGGCGTACTTCAACAGCCCCCCGAAGAACGGCAACCACCGCGCCCTCGCCGACATCCGCGAGTCCATCGCGGAACTGCGGTACTACCGCGAAGCGGTCTTCGTGCCGCAGCCCGGGCCCGACTCCGACACCGCGAAGTCGATCGCCGCGAAGCACGTCCTGCCCGCCCCGTAGAAAGCCGTGCGCGAGCACCCCTGCGGACCCTGTACACTTTTTCTCGGCCGGTAGGGAGACCACAAAGTCAACTGCCGGACGTGGTGGGTGTAGCTCAGCTGGTAGAGCACCTGGTTGTGGTCCAGGATGCCGCGGGTTCGAGTCCCGTCACTCACCCTGAGTCATCAGCCGGTGACTTCCCGTAAGGGAGGTCACCGGCTGATGTGTTTCCCGGGAGCAGCCTCATGTGCCCAACCTTCCGCCCCGAGCCGATCCGCACCGCCCGGCTCGATCTCCTCCCGCTGCGCGTCGAGCACGCGGCCCGTATGGCGGTCGTCCTCGCCGATTCCGCCCTGCACACCTTCATCGGCGGCGCGCCCAGCACGCCCGAGGAGCTCCGCGCCCGTTACGAGCGCCTCGTCGCCGGCTCCCCCGACCCGTCCGTCTCCTGGTGCAACTGGGTGCTGCGGACACGGGACGACGGCCACAGCGGCGGCGACGGCAGCCTCGCCGGGACGGTCCAGGCGACGGTGACCGGCCAAGGGGCGGTGACCGGTTGGACCGAGGCCGAGATCGCCTGGGTCGTGGGCGTCCCCTGGCAGGGGCGCGGCCTCGCCTCCGAGGCGGCCCGCGGACTCGTCGGATGGCTGCGGGAGAAGGACGTGCGGACGGTCGTCGCCCATGTCCACCCCGACCACCGGGCCTCCGCCGCGGTGGCCGCCGCGGCCGGGCTCTCCCCCACACGGGAGGAGCAGGACGGCGAGATCAGGTGGCGTTCCGAAAGCCCCGGGCAGGCCTGACGTCCCCGGGCCCCGGCCCCCGTAACCCGTTCGTGCACGTCCGTCCGTCCGTCAGGAAGACGTCCGGCCCACCAGCTCCGTCGCCAGCACCACCTGTCGGCGCTCCAGGCCCCGGGAGACCGCCGGGCGGCGGTCCGCGATCTCGGTGAGGAGGAGGTCCAGCATTCTGCGGCCCATCTCCTCGATGGGCTGCCGCACGCTCGTCAGCGGCGGGTCCATGTGACGGGCTATCGCCGAGTCGTCGTAGCCGACCAGGGCCACGTCCTGCGGAATGCGGCGGCCCGCCTCGCGCAGGGCCTGGCGGGCGCCCGCCGCCATGACGTCGGAGCCCGCGAAGACCGCGTCGAGCGTGGGGGTGCGGGCGAGGAGTTCGCGCATCGCGCGGTGACCGCCCTCCTCGGTGAAGTCGCCCAGGGCGATGAGCCCTTCGTCCACCGGGTGCCCCGCGTCGCGCAGCGCGTCCCGGTAGCCGTCGACGCGCCGCTGAGCGCCGTAGACGTCGAGGCGGCCGGTGATGTGAGCGATGCGGGTACGGCCCCGGGACAGCAGGTGCTCGACCGCCGAGCGGCCGCCGCCGTAGTTGTCGGAGTCCACGGACGGGAGCGTCTCCGCGGCGGAGCGCGGGCCGCTGATCACCGCCGGGATCTCCAGCTGTGACAGCAGATCGGGCAGCGGGTCGTCGGCGTGCACCGAGACCAGCAGGACGCCGTCCACCCGGTGCGCCGCCAGGTACTGGGCCAGCCTGCGGCGTTCGCGATCGCTACCCGCGAAGATCAGCAGCAGCTGCATCTCGGTCTCCGCGAGCTCCGCGCCGACGCCGCGCAGCATGTCCGAGAAGTACGGCTCGGCGAAGAACCGGGTCTCCGGTTCGGGGACGACGAGGGCGATCGCGTCCGTGCGGTTGGCCGCGAGCGCGCGGGCGGCGGTGTTCGGGACATAGCCGAGCTCGGCGACAGCCGCCTCCACCGCCGCGCGGGTCGCGTCGCTGACCCTCGGCGAACCGTTGATCACCCGGGAGACCGTGCCCCGGCCGACGCCGGCACGCGCGGCCACCTCTTCCAGGGTCGGCCGGCCCCCGCTGCGCCCCCGTACTCCGTGGCCTGCCATGGGCTCCGCCTTCCGTCGTTCGCACTCGCCTGGAATCTAACAGTCCTGCCCGTCGGGCCCCCGGTCGCCGGGAGCCCCGGTGACCGCGGGCCCGACCCCCCGACGCCCCCGGCCCCCGGCCCCGGCTCCATGCCCGGGACCCGCTGACGCCTGCCGCCGACCGGGATCCTCGGATCCGCGTCACTTCAGACATCCGGCGGACCATTTATGCCGAACTGTGCTTTATGGGCGCCGCTTCACCTGGTTAGCTAACAGGCCGATAACTGAACGCATCTCTCCACGCTCCCACCCTTGACACCCCCGCCGGAACCGACGACTCTTCAACACATCACCTGTGGGAGCGCTCCCACGGTACCTGACACATACACATCCCGCACGTTCCCCGCCCGAGCCGCAGCGAGTAACTGACGGGCCCAACATTGCAGTTGGCCGGGGGGTCGGCACGTCAGGGCAACAGGAGGACGTAATGCGAGCACGTACCCGAACCGCCCGCCGGGCGGTTGTCCTCGCGGCCGTCGCGTCGTTGGGCGCCGGCCTGCTGGCCGGCTGTGCCGACGACGGCGGCGACGACAAGGCTTCCGACGGTTCGTCGTCCGGCAGCGGCAAGGGCAAGACCACGATCACTCTCGGTCTGTTCGGCACCTTCGGCTACAAGGAGGCCGGGCTCTACGCCGAGTACGAGAAGCTCAACCCGAACATCAAGATCGCCGAGAACGTGATCGAGCGGAACGAGAACTACTACCCCGCGCTCGTCAACCACCTGACCACCAACAGCGGTCTGATGGACGTCCAGGCCATCGAAGTGGCCAACATCGCCGAGGTCGTCGCGACCCAGGCGTCCAAGTTCCAGGACATGTCCAAGGCCGCCGGGGTGAGCAAGAGCAACTGGCTGGAGTGGAAGTGGGCGCAGGCCACGGCCAAGGACAACAAGACGATCGGCCTCGGCACCGACGTCGGCCCGATGGCCCTCTGCTACCGCACGGACCTCTTCAAGCAGGCCGGTCTGCCCACCGACCCCAAGGAGGTCGGCGCGCTGTGGGCGGGCGACTGGAACAAGTTCCTCTCGGTCGGCGAGCAGTTCAAGAAGAAGGCGCCCGCGGGCACGTACTTCATGGACTCCCCCGGCGGGCTGCTCAACGCGGTCCTCAGCAGTGAGAAGGAGAAGTTCTACGACTCCTCCGGCGAGATCATCTACAAGACGAACCCCGCCATCAAGGCCGGCTTCGACCTGACCGCGAAGGCCGCCGCGGCGGGCCTGGTCCAGCCGCAGACGCAGTTCCAGCAGGCCTGGGACACGACGATCGCCAACAGCAAGTTCGCCACCATCGCCTGCCCGCCGTGGATGCTGGGCACGATCAAGGGCAAGTCGAAGCCCGAGTCGTCCGGCAAGTGGGCCGTCGCGGTGGCGCCGAAGTCCGGGAACTGGGGCGGCGCCTTCCTGGGCGTGCCCTCCGCCGGCAAGAACGTGAAGGAAGCCGAGAAGCTGGCCGCCTGGCTGACCGCGCCCGAGCAGCAGGCGAAGCTGTTCAAGGTGCAGGGCAACTTCCCGAGCGCGCCGGGCGCGTACACGATGCCCGAAGTCACCGACGCGAAGAACCAGATGACCGGTGAGCAGAACATCGGCACGATCTTCGCGGAGGCCGCCAAGACCGCCCCGGTCCAGGTGATCGGCCCGAAGGACCAGATCATCCAGCAGGGTCTGAGCGACAACGGCGTCATCCTGGTCACGAAGGGCAAGTCGGCGGCGGAAGCCTGGGAAGCGGCGACCAAGACCATCGACAACAACCTGGACAAGTGACCCGAATGGCCACCCGCCACGACACCGCCGCGCCCCCCGCCAAGGAGGGGGGCGCGGCCCCGGGCCGCCCGCCCGCCGTCCTCACGGACGCGGATCAGCGGCGTCGGGCCCGGCTCTCCCGCCGCTGGCAGCGGGACAAGCGCTGGAGCCCGTACGCGTTCGTCTCGCCGTTCTTCCTGCTGTTCCTCGCGTTCGGCCTGTTCCCGCTGCTCTACACCGGCTGGGCCTCGCTGCACCAGGTGGAGCTGACCGCGCCCACCGACATGACGTGGGTGGGGATGCGCAACTACACGCGCATCTTCGACGACGACTTCTTCTGGAACGCGGCGAAGAACACCCTGACCATCGGGATCATCGCCACCGTTCCGCAGCTGCTGATGGCCATGGGCATCGCCCACATCCTGAACTACAAGCTGCGGGCCTCGACCTTCTACCGGGTCGCGATGCTC
It includes:
- a CDS encoding GNAT family N-acetyltransferase; translated protein: MCPTFRPEPIRTARLDLLPLRVEHAARMAVVLADSALHTFIGGAPSTPEELRARYERLVAGSPDPSVSWCNWVLRTRDDGHSGGDGSLAGTVQATVTGQGAVTGWTEAEIAWVVGVPWQGRGLASEAARGLVGWLREKDVRTVVAHVHPDHRASAAVAAAAGLSPTREEQDGEIRWRSESPGQA
- a CDS encoding helix-turn-helix domain-containing protein, producing MSHDSTAAPEAAARKLSGRRRKEIVAVLLFSGGPIFESSIPLSVFGIDRQDAGVPRYRLLVCGGEEGPLRTTGGLELTAPHGLEAIARAGTVVVPAWRSITSPPPEDALDALRRAHEEGARIVGLCTGAFVLAAAGLLDGRPATTHWMYAPTLAKRYPSVHVDPRELFVDDGDVLTSAGTAAGIDLCLHIVRTDHGNEAAGALARRLVVPPRRSGGQERYLDRSLPEEIGADPLAEVVAWALEHLHEQFDVETLAARAYMSRRTFDRRFRSLTGSAPLQWLITQRVLQAQRLLETSDFSVDEVAGRCGFRSPVALRGHFRRQLGSSPAAYRAAYRARRPQTERSPDSEPPPPPPPLPSSYPETPGPVPPQVRRTAAATAGPVGASASLPSEHARDSYLASRASLPGQRSGL
- a CDS encoding ABC transporter substrate-binding protein — encoded protein: MRARTRTARRAVVLAAVASLGAGLLAGCADDGGDDKASDGSSSGSGKGKTTITLGLFGTFGYKEAGLYAEYEKLNPNIKIAENVIERNENYYPALVNHLTTNSGLMDVQAIEVANIAEVVATQASKFQDMSKAAGVSKSNWLEWKWAQATAKDNKTIGLGTDVGPMALCYRTDLFKQAGLPTDPKEVGALWAGDWNKFLSVGEQFKKKAPAGTYFMDSPGGLLNAVLSSEKEKFYDSSGEIIYKTNPAIKAGFDLTAKAAAAGLVQPQTQFQQAWDTTIANSKFATIACPPWMLGTIKGKSKPESSGKWAVAVAPKSGNWGGAFLGVPSAGKNVKEAEKLAAWLTAPEQQAKLFKVQGNFPSAPGAYTMPEVTDAKNQMTGEQNIGTIFAEAAKTAPVQVIGPKDQIIQQGLSDNGVILVTKGKSAAEAWEAATKTIDNNLDK
- a CDS encoding LacI family DNA-binding transcriptional regulator, giving the protein MAGHGVRGRSGGRPTLEEVAARAGVGRGTVSRVINGSPRVSDATRAAVEAAVAELGYVPNTAARALAANRTDAIALVVPEPETRFFAEPYFSDMLRGVGAELAETEMQLLLIFAGSDRERRRLAQYLAAHRVDGVLLVSVHADDPLPDLLSQLEIPAVISGPRSAAETLPSVDSDNYGGGRSAVEHLLSRGRTRIAHITGRLDVYGAQRRVDGYRDALRDAGHPVDEGLIALGDFTEEGGHRAMRELLARTPTLDAVFAGSDVMAAGARQALREAGRRIPQDVALVGYDDSAIARHMDPPLTSVRQPIEEMGRRMLDLLLTEIADRRPAVSRGLERRQVVLATELVGRTSS
- the orn gene encoding oligoribonuclease; amino-acid sequence: MNDRMVWIDCEMTGLSLSDDALIEVAALVTDSELNILGDGVDIVIRPPAKALETMPEVVRQMHTASGLLDELAGGTTLAVAEEQVLAYVREHVKEPGKAPLCGNSVGTDRGFLARDMTALEGYLHYRIVDVSSIKELARRWYPRAYFNSPPKNGNHRALADIRESIAELRYYREAVFVPQPGPDSDTAKSIAAKHVLPAP